Proteins encoded within one genomic window of Methanosarcina barkeri str. Wiesmoor:
- a CDS encoding transcription factor S, which produces MQFCPKCKSMMFPKNGNFECRKCGNIIPIKSDEKSFVSKDKIDDHEIVVLEGEQISGLPTTSVKCPECGNNTAAWWLRQLRSADESETRFFKCTKCGFTWREYD; this is translated from the coding sequence ATGCAATTCTGCCCCAAATGCAAAAGTATGATGTTTCCTAAAAATGGGAATTTCGAGTGTAGAAAATGCGGAAACATAATACCTATAAAAAGTGATGAAAAAAGCTTTGTCTCCAAAGACAAGATCGATGACCATGAAATAGTAGTTCTGGAAGGTGAGCAGATTTCAGGCCTGCCGACAACAAGTGTAAAATGCCCAGAATGTGGGAATAATACTGCAGCCTGGTGGCTCAGACAGCTGAGGTCTGCCGACGAATCCGAAACCCGCTTCTTCAAGTGTACGAAATGCGGATTTACCTGGAGAGAATACGACTGA
- a CDS encoding NUDIX hydrolase yields the protein MKPKTPSLTVDTVILFKNRLVLVKRKNPPYQGKFALPGGFVEIGETTEKAAAREAFEETGLSVELIKLVGVYSDPDRDPRGHTVSVCYLAKGFGEMKSGSDAASVDLFKLDSIPELAFDHNKIINDAKSDINAILPQMQKYDVS from the coding sequence ATGAAACCCAAAACTCCTAGTTTAACCGTTGATACCGTAATCCTCTTTAAAAACAGGCTTGTGCTTGTGAAGAGAAAAAATCCCCCATATCAGGGAAAATTTGCCCTTCCTGGTGGCTTCGTAGAAATCGGGGAAACTACTGAAAAAGCAGCAGCAAGGGAAGCTTTTGAAGAAACAGGCCTTTCTGTAGAGCTTATCAAACTTGTAGGAGTCTATTCCGATCCTGACCGCGACCCCAGAGGACATACGGTTTCAGTATGCTATCTTGCAAAGGGATTCGGAGAGATGAAATCTGGGTCTGATGCAGCTTCCGTCGATCTTTTTAAGCTTGATTCCATTCCTGAACTGGCTTTTGACCACAATAAAATTATAAATGATGCAAAAAGTGATATTAATGCAATTCTGCCCCAAATGCAAAAGTATGATGTTTCCTAA
- the artA gene encoding archaeosortase A, whose amino-acid sequence MIESILWLAVGLMVASSVIPRTSRVRKLVGGIGWGVFSIHWSYQPLHYIKIMDYANVLLTIVVALFCLLVAYIMFLEYRKGPLKIMNNREVLHSKFSAQGEADFLDITSMLTSASALGALVYFPFANFAFLNTWIIGGVTSQVTWVLQYLEIPAYMKAWNMISLNGYTVEIILACTAIESIALFMGLIGAVRAPLSRMAMAFIVSVPVIYVLNLIRDIFVVVAYGEQWFGADSFIIAHNYIAKAGSGIALFVISYAVLRILPELFGMIDGLWVILSNELKSILRRSEGD is encoded by the coding sequence ATGATAGAAAGTATACTCTGGCTCGCAGTCGGGTTAATGGTTGCGTCATCCGTCATCCCCAGAACCTCAAGGGTTCGTAAACTTGTTGGAGGGATTGGATGGGGTGTATTTTCCATCCACTGGAGTTATCAGCCTCTTCATTATATCAAAATTATGGACTATGCTAATGTGCTCCTAACAATAGTAGTAGCTCTGTTTTGTCTACTTGTAGCATATATCATGTTTCTAGAGTACAGAAAAGGTCCTCTAAAGATAATGAATAATAGAGAAGTGCTGCACTCAAAATTTTCAGCTCAGGGTGAGGCTGATTTCCTTGACATAACCTCGATGCTTACAAGTGCCAGTGCACTCGGAGCTCTTGTTTATTTCCCGTTTGCGAATTTCGCCTTTCTGAATACCTGGATTATAGGAGGGGTTACTTCTCAGGTTACCTGGGTTCTTCAGTATTTAGAGATCCCTGCATACATGAAAGCCTGGAATATGATATCACTTAATGGGTATACAGTGGAAATCATTCTCGCCTGTACGGCGATTGAAAGTATTGCTCTCTTTATGGGGCTTATAGGTGCAGTGAGAGCTCCCCTTAGTCGCATGGCTATGGCGTTTATTGTGTCAGTGCCCGTGATCTATGTACTTAATCTTATCCGGGACATTTTCGTGGTAGTTGCTTATGGAGAACAATGGTTTGGGGCTGACAGTTTTATAATTGCGCATAACTACATCGCAAAGGCGGGTTCAGGCATTGCCCTCTTTGTAATTTCATACGCAGTACTTCGGATTCTGCCAGAACTGTTCGGAATGATTGATGGCCTTTGGGTCATTCTTTCTAATGAATTGAAATCCATTCTGCGCAGGTCCGAGGGGGATTAA
- a CDS encoding phosphatidylserine decarboxylase codes for MLAKGSEPWLFTATFITALFAVLSRAMNSSHLNHVAYIAMAMTFFMVLFFRDPERKVEVSDTYMISPADGTVIDIRGRKICIFMFLQNVHVNRAPISGKIREITYKKGGYLPAFCKDSERNERNEFIIHSKYGDVSVMQIAGTIARRIVSYSRVNDNIEQGQRIGMIRLGSRVDVTIPHDFEIIVRKGERVLAGKTIIATIKK; via the coding sequence ATGCTTGCAAAAGGTTCGGAACCCTGGCTTTTTACAGCTACGTTTATTACTGCATTGTTTGCAGTCCTCTCCAGGGCAATGAACAGCTCTCATTTAAACCACGTTGCTTACATAGCAATGGCAATGACTTTCTTTATGGTTCTTTTTTTCAGAGACCCCGAAAGAAAGGTTGAAGTTTCGGACACTTATATGATTTCTCCGGCCGATGGCACTGTTATAGACATTCGAGGCCGGAAAATCTGTATTTTCATGTTTCTCCAGAATGTACATGTAAATAGAGCTCCTATTTCGGGAAAGATCAGAGAAATAACTTACAAGAAAGGTGGATATCTTCCCGCTTTCTGTAAAGACTCTGAAAGAAACGAAAGAAACGAGTTTATTATCCACAGTAAGTATGGGGATGTCAGTGTCATGCAGATTGCAGGCACAATTGCCAGGCGAATAGTCTCTTATTCTCGAGTAAATGATAATATCGAGCAGGGACAGCGCATTGGGATGATTCGCCTTGGATCCAGAGTTGACGTAACAATCCCCCATGACTTTGAGATCATAGTACGGAAAGGAGAGCGGGTACTTGCAGGCAAGACCATTATAGCAACAATAAAAAAATGA
- a CDS encoding archaetidylserine synthase, with product MNVFQMLRLPDLVSLLNLICGISSIAVAAQATVQAATSQTAAQNGFVLALILLLIAAIADGADGYIARRFKGGELGEQLDSLADAVSFGVAPALLIYLQFGKINPLVGDPDPLVAVFPVFYAICGVLRLARFNSMAPSKTGFEGLPITAGCVMLVTYMLLSEDFVKIDFLLALTLCLSILMVSSVNYPKIKNVRILAFIASIFGITMLLYLYNIEYMRIFSILPFILMLMYIFSPFFKIPILSNLGSKEYRNKELRIGKEKQ from the coding sequence ATGAACGTATTTCAAATGTTAAGACTCCCGGACCTGGTCTCTCTTTTGAACCTCATCTGCGGAATCAGCTCAATTGCAGTAGCTGCCCAGGCTACAGTCCAGGCTGCCACGTCTCAAACGGCTGCTCAGAATGGATTTGTCCTGGCCTTGATCTTACTTCTTATTGCAGCAATTGCAGACGGGGCGGACGGGTACATTGCTAGGCGATTTAAAGGAGGAGAACTCGGAGAACAACTTGATTCCCTGGCAGATGCAGTTTCTTTTGGGGTGGCTCCTGCTCTTCTCATATACTTGCAGTTTGGGAAAATAAATCCTCTTGTCGGAGATCCAGACCCTCTTGTTGCGGTATTTCCGGTTTTTTACGCTATTTGCGGTGTGCTCAGGCTCGCACGCTTCAATTCCATGGCTCCCAGTAAAACCGGATTTGAGGGCCTTCCCATAACTGCAGGCTGTGTTATGCTTGTTACATACATGTTGTTAAGCGAAGACTTTGTCAAGATAGACTTCCTTCTAGCACTGACCCTTTGTCTCTCTATTCTTATGGTGAGTTCGGTAAATTATCCGAAAATCAAGAACGTCAGGATTCTCGCTTTTATAGCTTCCATTTTCGGGATAACTATGCTTCTCTACCTGTATAATATTGAATATATGCGAATTTTTTCGATCCTGCCTTTTATCCTGATGTTGATGTACATCTTTTCTCCTTTTTTTAAGATCCCTATATTAAGCAACCTGGGTAGTAAGGAATATCGAAATAAAGAACTGAGAATCGGGAAAGAAAAACAGTAA
- a CDS encoding dihydroneopterin aldolase family protein, translating into MNSKKEVICLVQEKATDRDNALFEAGIKLGALYHQFTGSPVNLNTASSLEQAIQESISVQPYVEEISVKIDRDMLKGKLNDEFGYSELQGPMLKVKITVRYGSSKIKVGMEYDPELNYPLMKILEIEEINI; encoded by the coding sequence ATGAATTCCAAGAAGGAAGTGATTTGTTTGGTCCAAGAAAAAGCAACTGACAGAGATAACGCACTTTTTGAGGCAGGAATAAAACTTGGAGCCCTTTACCATCAATTTACGGGTTCTCCTGTAAATTTAAACACTGCTTCAAGCCTTGAGCAGGCTATCCAGGAAAGCATTTCAGTCCAGCCCTACGTGGAAGAAATTTCAGTAAAAATCGACAGGGATATGTTGAAAGGTAAGCTGAATGATGAATTCGGTTATTCTGAACTTCAGGGGCCTATGCTTAAAGTAAAAATAACCGTACGATACGGCTCTTCAAAGATAAAAGTTGGAATGGAATACGATCCTGAACTGAATTATCCACTGATGAAAATTCTAGAAATCGAAGAGATAAACATTTGA
- the hisC gene encoding histidinol-phosphate transaminase, with the protein MFLSRPELIKKEIFDIAEYVPGKSIEEIASAYGLDPASIIKLGSNENPLGPSPKAVQAMMDTAPFANIYPSADAIELREALSRYTGFPVSNLIASGPGMDGLLDGLCRLVIEKGDEVIVPTPTFAYYELPARACGGKPVFVRRSQDFSIDPEKLLEATSSRTKIIFLCSPNNPSGNLLPEKDLRKVLENTRALVFVDEAYVEFADRNLAELVREYDNLVVGRTFSKVFGLAGLRLGYGIMPEWLAKEYIRAATPFSVSLPALKAGIAALSDVEHRKKSIEIAREGRKYLKEKIPFKVYPSQANFVLVDVSPLKAKAVTQSLMKKGIIVRSCDSFRDAGDTLIRATAGTLEQNEKVVRAFETAKKEV; encoded by the coding sequence ATGTTCTTGAGCAGGCCTGAACTGATAAAAAAAGAAATCTTTGATATTGCAGAGTACGTTCCAGGTAAATCTATCGAAGAAATCGCTTCTGCCTACGGGCTTGACCCGGCTTCAATTATCAAACTCGGCTCAAACGAAAACCCACTAGGGCCTTCTCCAAAGGCTGTTCAAGCCATGATGGACACCGCTCCCTTCGCAAACATTTACCCCTCAGCAGACGCGATAGAACTCAGGGAGGCCCTCTCAAGATACACAGGCTTTCCGGTTTCAAACCTCATAGCCTCAGGGCCAGGAATGGACGGGCTACTTGATGGGCTTTGCAGGCTTGTTATTGAAAAAGGAGACGAAGTCATTGTCCCTACTCCTACTTTTGCCTATTACGAACTTCCGGCACGGGCATGCGGAGGAAAGCCTGTCTTTGTCAGGAGAAGCCAGGATTTCTCGATAGATCCTGAAAAGCTTCTGGAAGCTACATCCAGCAGGACAAAGATAATTTTCCTCTGCTCTCCCAATAACCCCTCAGGCAACCTCCTGCCCGAAAAAGATCTGAGGAAAGTCCTTGAAAATACCAGGGCTCTTGTGTTCGTTGACGAGGCATACGTCGAGTTTGCAGATCGGAACCTTGCAGAACTTGTAAGAGAATACGATAATCTTGTTGTGGGCAGAACCTTTTCCAAGGTATTTGGGCTCGCAGGCTTGCGCCTGGGTTATGGGATCATGCCCGAATGGCTGGCAAAAGAGTATATAAGAGCAGCAACTCCGTTTTCAGTAAGTCTTCCGGCTTTAAAAGCAGGAATAGCTGCCCTTTCGGATGTCGAACACCGCAAAAAGAGCATAGAAATCGCAAGAGAAGGCAGGAAATACCTGAAAGAAAAAATTCCTTTTAAGGTTTATCCTTCCCAGGCAAATTTCGTACTTGTGGATGTTTCCCCTTTGAAAGCAAAAGCCGTTACACAGAGTCTCATGAAAAAGGGAATTATTGTACGTTCCTGTGACTCTTTCAGGGATGCTGGAGATACACTCATAAGGGCAACAGCCGGCACCCTGGAACAGAATGAAAAAGTTGTCAGGGCTTTTGAAACTGCAAAGAAAGAGGTTTAA
- a CDS encoding acetylornithine transaminase — protein sequence MQTYGRQPLVLSEGKGAIVRDINGKEYIDCVAGIAVNNVGHCHPAVVRAIQAQAEKLLHVSNLYYTEIQAELAEALVSVTGMERVFFCNSGTEAVEAAMKLARMASGKSAFIAAEHSFHGRTIGALSVTHKSMYRDPFMPPVSSETTFVPYSDADAIRQAISENTAAVILEPIQGEGGVNIPNPEYLKEVREICDETGTFLIFDEVQTGFGRTGTWFCKDQFGVEPDIMSMAKAIGGGFPMGAIAARDGLSFGRGQHASTFGGGPLACAAALASIEAIREEELLKRSKENGAYFMGKLRNMEREDVVEVRGKGLMIGVEINHPCSDFVDFAREHGVLVNCTSESVLRLVPPLVITKEQIDKVVDVLEQA from the coding sequence ATGCAGACTTATGGGCGCCAGCCCCTTGTACTTTCAGAAGGAAAGGGAGCGATTGTCCGGGATATTAACGGGAAAGAGTATATTGACTGTGTAGCAGGAATTGCAGTAAACAATGTTGGACACTGCCACCCAGCTGTTGTCAGGGCAATCCAGGCCCAGGCTGAGAAGCTGCTGCACGTTTCTAACCTGTATTACACTGAGATTCAGGCTGAACTTGCGGAAGCCCTGGTCTCAGTTACAGGAATGGAACGCGTTTTTTTCTGTAATTCAGGGACTGAAGCCGTAGAGGCTGCGATGAAACTGGCCCGTATGGCTTCCGGAAAAAGTGCCTTTATAGCTGCTGAACACTCCTTCCACGGAAGGACCATAGGGGCACTTAGCGTAACCCACAAGAGCATGTACAGGGACCCTTTCATGCCGCCTGTGAGTTCCGAGACTACTTTTGTCCCGTACTCCGATGCTGATGCTATCAGGCAGGCTATTTCGGAAAACACGGCAGCCGTGATCCTTGAGCCCATTCAAGGAGAAGGCGGGGTTAATATCCCGAATCCCGAATACCTTAAAGAGGTCAGGGAAATCTGTGACGAAACCGGAACTTTCCTTATCTTTGATGAAGTGCAGACAGGCTTTGGAAGGACAGGAACATGGTTCTGTAAAGACCAGTTCGGCGTAGAACCCGATATCATGAGCATGGCAAAAGCAATTGGTGGAGGCTTTCCAATGGGTGCTATTGCGGCAAGGGACGGACTAAGCTTTGGGCGCGGACAGCATGCTTCTACTTTCGGAGGCGGGCCACTTGCCTGTGCAGCTGCACTCGCTTCAATCGAAGCAATAAGGGAAGAGGAACTCCTTAAGCGCTCAAAAGAGAACGGGGCTTATTTCATGGGAAAGCTCAGGAATATGGAAAGGGAAGATGTTGTAGAAGTCCGTGGAAAAGGGCTCATGATAGGAGTTGAGATAAACCATCCCTGCAGTGATTTCGTGGACTTTGCAAGGGAACATGGAGTGCTTGTAAACTGCACCTCGGAATCGGTGCTCCGTCTGGTTCCGCCACTTGTGATTACAAAAGAACAGATCGATAAGGTAGTTGATGTTCTTGAGCAGGCCTGA
- a CDS encoding PUA domain-containing protein — protein sequence MNNDTERLARVRMIADYQFGKGIGKELFPDGSTFQLSRTKRVRQVLHSGKRMATARAKDGFFTLSIEGASIVHRLLPEKKLRVVISEEAAPFVEKGKTAFIKHVVEIDPELRAGEEVLVTDETNRLLATGQLLLSPAEVLALNSGAAVDVRVGVASKKEK from the coding sequence ATGAATAATGATACCGAAAGACTTGCTAGAGTCCGCATGATAGCAGACTACCAGTTTGGGAAAGGCATCGGAAAAGAACTTTTTCCTGACGGTTCAACGTTCCAGTTATCAAGGACAAAAAGGGTACGTCAGGTCTTACATTCTGGAAAACGTATGGCTACAGCAAGAGCAAAAGATGGGTTTTTTACCCTAAGTATTGAAGGAGCTTCCATAGTTCACAGGCTTTTGCCAGAAAAGAAACTCAGGGTCGTTATCTCAGAGGAAGCTGCTCCTTTTGTGGAAAAAGGTAAAACCGCTTTTATAAAACACGTAGTTGAAATTGATCCTGAATTGCGGGCCGGAGAAGAAGTACTTGTGACAGATGAAACTAACAGACTGCTTGCAACAGGGCAACTGCTTTTGTCTCCTGCAGAGGTCCTGGCTCTTAACAGTGGCGCAGCCGTGGATGTTAGAGTAGGAGTAGCTTCGAAAAAAGAAAAGTGA
- a CDS encoding DUF1894 domain-containing protein translates to MTAIIIFLNISKEKTIEGTKMVCLSEYEYEILLKNTTLKECESFIIKNSEEVYLVPGGYKVKELMLMGTAAPVGFSGSDIIFQFTKPCFGLFVIKLKNETEEIERLRNQYKKDKNVKKIK, encoded by the coding sequence GTGACAGCTATCATAATATTTCTGAATATATCTAAAGAAAAAACAATAGAGGGTACAAAAATGGTATGTTTAAGCGAATATGAATATGAGATTCTCCTAAAAAATACAACCCTTAAAGAATGTGAAAGCTTTATTATCAAAAATTCAGAAGAGGTATACCTTGTACCTGGTGGATACAAAGTAAAGGAACTCATGCTCATGGGCACAGCTGCCCCTGTTGGCTTTTCAGGGAGCGATATTATATTTCAATTCACAAAACCCTGCTTCGGCTTATTTGTGATCAAACTGAAAAACGAAACCGAAGAAATAGAGAGACTTAGGAACCAGTATAAAAAGGATAAAAATGTAAAAAAGATTAAATGA
- a CDS encoding DUF1890 domain-containing protein — protein MTGAKVLLMMGCPEVPIQTSIALYLSHNLTKLGFDVTVAGTTAARKLLKVSDSDGYYVKRLVDLDKTIVDIIEKRTDFDMCFAFMHNDAGMTYATTMSSISQAMMYSIIFGRNAEALAETIEFDCEKIVAQDFHNPVRLKNKLDKVMEEIVK, from the coding sequence ATGACCGGCGCAAAAGTGCTCCTCATGATGGGATGTCCAGAGGTTCCGATTCAAACCAGCATTGCATTATATCTTTCCCATAATCTAACCAAACTGGGATTTGATGTAACCGTTGCTGGGACAACTGCCGCAAGAAAACTTTTGAAAGTTTCCGATTCTGACGGCTATTATGTAAAAAGGCTAGTAGATCTCGACAAGACTATAGTAGATATCATTGAAAAAAGAACGGATTTCGACATGTGCTTCGCCTTTATGCATAATGATGCTGGAATGACTTATGCAACGACTATGAGCTCCATTTCTCAAGCCATGATGTACTCTATAATCTTTGGCAGAAACGCCGAGGCTCTGGCTGAAACCATAGAATTCGATTGTGAAAAGATTGTCGCACAGGACTTTCACAATCCCGTTCGCCTCAAAAATAAGCTGGATAAGGTGATGGAGGAGATCGTTAAATGA
- a CDS encoding DUF1894 domain-containing protein: protein MSCIEQMKYTIHLQRISFKEAREYIEKNSDEVYYVSPGYKIFKNYYIIGIPPIAMGAKGNALIFPYTKPCHGSFVLSIDDEDSIKEINRLRESGKEKATTSVKKSKPAESSRAPLTSYEDMWKK, encoded by the coding sequence ATGAGCTGTATTGAGCAAATGAAGTATACAATCCATCTGCAAAGGATAAGCTTCAAGGAGGCAAGAGAGTATATTGAGAAAAATTCGGACGAGGTTTACTACGTATCCCCTGGATACAAAATCTTCAAAAATTACTATATAATAGGAATACCGCCCATTGCAATGGGGGCAAAAGGCAATGCTCTAATTTTCCCTTATACGAAGCCCTGCCATGGAAGCTTTGTCCTGAGTATAGACGATGAGGACAGCATAAAAGAGATCAATCGGCTCAGAGAGTCGGGAAAAGAAAAGGCAACGACTTCAGTGAAGAAAAGTAAACCTGCTGAAAGTTCCAGGGCACCTTTAACTAGCTATGAGGATATGTGGAAAAAATAA
- a CDS encoding DUF2089 family protein produces MVELNIDKIPRWILDLELEDISFIKNFILSSGSLKEVAKIYDVSYPTVRLRLDKLIQKIKLSDNKQDEPFITFIKGLAVDSKIELETAKLIIEKYNSEKRNK; encoded by the coding sequence GTGGTTGAATTAAATATAGATAAAATACCGAGATGGATTCTTGATTTGGAATTGGAGGATATCTCGTTCATTAAAAATTTTATTTTGAGTTCTGGATCTCTGAAAGAAGTAGCAAAAATATACGACGTTTCCTATCCTACCGTTCGCCTTCGGTTAGATAAACTAATACAAAAAATCAAACTAAGTGACAATAAACAAGATGAACCTTTTATAACTTTTATTAAAGGCTTAGCCGTTGATTCCAAAATTGAACTGGAAACTGCAAAATTGATCATTGAAAAATATAATTCTGAGAAGAGGAATAAATAA
- the purM gene encoding phosphoribosylformylglycinamidine cyclo-ligase has protein sequence MSEKHLTYADSGVDITKEEKTVKTLIEKLSYVRKGMGAPLTGIGHYAGLLDFGEYALALTTDGVGSKVLIANEMQRWNTVGIDCIAMNVNDLLAIGAEPVAFVDYLALEKHEEGFAAQIGEGLVKGAEISRMSIVGGETATLPEIIKGFDLAGTCLGIVRKDEIVEGEKVRVGDVIVGVPSTGVHSNGYTLVRKIIEESRYSYHDPCPYDNSKMIGDELLTPTRIYIEILDVLKACEVHGLAHITGSGLLKLRRVTKLGFDFYDPLEPQEIFKFLQKEGGVEDLEMYRTFNMGMGFLVILPEKDAAKAAKITGGKIVGKIVESGIRVKDLVIE, from the coding sequence ATGAGCGAGAAGCACTTAACATACGCAGATTCAGGCGTAGATATTACAAAGGAAGAAAAAACTGTTAAAACCCTTATCGAAAAATTGAGCTATGTCCGAAAAGGTATGGGGGCTCCCCTTACAGGAATAGGGCATTATGCAGGGCTTCTGGACTTCGGAGAATATGCCCTTGCTCTGACTACTGATGGGGTAGGCTCAAAAGTTCTTATTGCAAACGAAATGCAACGGTGGAATACGGTAGGCATAGACTGTATCGCAATGAATGTAAATGACCTTCTAGCCATAGGAGCCGAGCCTGTAGCCTTTGTAGATTATCTTGCCCTGGAAAAGCATGAAGAAGGTTTCGCCGCCCAGATAGGAGAAGGGCTGGTAAAAGGCGCGGAAATATCCAGAATGTCCATCGTTGGCGGAGAAACCGCAACCCTGCCAGAAATAATTAAAGGTTTTGACCTTGCAGGTACTTGCCTTGGAATTGTCCGGAAAGATGAGATTGTCGAGGGAGAGAAAGTAAGAGTAGGTGATGTGATTGTAGGTGTCCCAAGCACAGGCGTTCACAGCAACGGCTATACTCTTGTAAGGAAAATCATTGAGGAATCCAGGTACTCTTATCACGACCCCTGTCCCTATGACAATTCAAAAATGATCGGAGACGAGCTCCTAACTCCAACAAGAATTTATATTGAGATTCTTGATGTGCTGAAAGCATGTGAAGTTCATGGACTTGCCCATATAACAGGCAGCGGACTTTTGAAACTGAGAAGAGTGACAAAACTCGGTTTTGATTTTTACGATCCTCTTGAACCCCAGGAAATTTTCAAATTCTTGCAGAAGGAAGGCGGAGTTGAGGATCTTGAAATGTACAGAACCTTCAATATGGGTATGGGTTTTCTTGTTATCTTACCGGAAAAAGATGCTGCAAAAGCTGCAAAGATTACCGGTGGAAAAATCGTAGGAAAAATTGTAGAAAGCGGGATCAGAGTCAAAGACCTGGTAATAGAGTGA
- a CDS encoding aspartate kinase, producing the protein MKIVMKFGGTSVGDGKKIRHVAQLLKRYREEGNQIVVVTSALGGVTDELLENALFASTKGKVSLVKEFKTEITNKHHKAVKDAIDDPTVAKEVIQTLDLRIDELEKALVGICYLGELTSRSIDYICSYGERLAAPIVSGAIRSLGIESTEFTGGEAGIITSSDYGNARPLEKTYELVNKRLGCRLETQILVVTGFIGENEEGIITTLGRSGSDFTASILGAALKADEIWLWKEVNGIMTTDPRIVPEAKTIPQISYAEAMELSYFGANILHPRTIEPAMREHIPVRVKNTFEPKLPGTLVVAEKFQCKNVVKAVSLIKNVALINISGAEMVGAIGTVARLFAVLAKSGVNVIMISQGSSESNISFVISEAHVKTALKALHEEFNRGIVKEITSDKNVCVVAVVGAGMAGTPGVAKRVFGALGNSLINIIMISQGSSQYNISFVVRENDAFAAVKTLHDEFELYNGNGIEKQL; encoded by the coding sequence ATGAAAATTGTAATGAAATTTGGAGGAACTTCCGTTGGGGACGGAAAAAAAATCCGTCATGTTGCCCAGCTTCTGAAGAGGTACCGTGAAGAAGGCAACCAGATCGTGGTAGTAACCTCAGCACTCGGTGGAGTAACCGACGAGCTTCTGGAGAATGCACTCTTTGCCTCAACAAAAGGCAAAGTCTCCCTTGTGAAAGAGTTTAAAACAGAAATTACAAACAAACACCACAAGGCTGTGAAAGACGCCATTGATGACCCCACAGTCGCAAAAGAAGTTATCCAAACACTTGACCTCCGCATTGATGAGCTCGAAAAAGCCCTGGTTGGAATCTGCTATCTTGGCGAGCTTACTTCAAGGTCAATTGATTACATTTGCTCTTATGGAGAGCGCCTGGCTGCTCCGATTGTGTCAGGAGCTATTCGTTCCCTTGGAATTGAATCAACTGAATTCACAGGTGGAGAAGCAGGAATTATAACATCATCGGATTACGGAAATGCAAGGCCTCTCGAGAAAACTTACGAACTTGTGAATAAGAGGCTTGGATGCAGACTTGAGACACAGATTCTTGTAGTTACGGGATTTATCGGAGAAAACGAGGAAGGAATTATTACCACTCTGGGAAGGAGTGGGTCTGACTTTACAGCTTCCATACTGGGCGCAGCTTTAAAAGCCGATGAAATCTGGCTCTGGAAAGAAGTAAACGGTATCATGACTACCGATCCGAGAATCGTGCCCGAGGCAAAAACTATCCCGCAAATTTCTTATGCCGAAGCCATGGAACTTTCTTACTTCGGGGCAAACATACTGCACCCACGCACGATTGAGCCTGCTATGCGCGAACACATTCCTGTGCGCGTCAAGAATACTTTTGAGCCGAAGTTACCTGGCACACTCGTAGTTGCGGAAAAGTTCCAGTGCAAGAATGTAGTAAAAGCCGTAAGCTTAATCAAAAACGTGGCTCTCATCAACATTTCAGGCGCAGAGATGGTAGGGGCAATCGGGACCGTAGCAAGGCTCTTCGCAGTACTTGCAAAGTCAGGCGTTAATGTTATTATGATCAGCCAGGGCTCGTCCGAATCAAATATTTCCTTCGTGATCAGTGAGGCACATGTGAAAACTGCATTAAAAGCCCTGCATGAAGAGTTCAACCGCGGAATCGTAAAAGAGATAACTTCAGACAAAAATGTCTGCGTAGTTGCAGTCGTGGGTGCAGGTATGGCAGGAACTCCAGGCGTGGCAAAACGGGTCTTTGGAGCGCTTGGGAATTCACTTATTAATATTATCATGATCAGCCAGGGTTCTTCCCAGTACAATATCTCTTTCGTAGTGCGGGAAAACGATGCATTTGCTGCAGTCAAGACCCTGCATGATGAATTCGAATTATATAACGGAAATGGAATTGAAAAACAACTATAA